One stretch of Eretmochelys imbricata isolate rEreImb1 chromosome 1, rEreImb1.hap1, whole genome shotgun sequence DNA includes these proteins:
- the MAP3K7CL gene encoding MAP3K7 C-terminal-like protein isoform X4, giving the protein MEVFKQHCQIAEEYHEVKKEIALLEERKKELIARLEQAEKESMDAAQLAKEYAELTEENRTLKLAQMQCAEQLEKLRIQYQKRQGSS; this is encoded by the exons ATGGAGGTGTTCAAACAGCACTGCCAAATAGCAGAAGAATATCATGAGGTCAAAAAGGAAATTGCACTGCTGGAAGAAAGAAA AAAGGAGCTGATTGCCAGGCTGGAACAGGCAGAAAAGGAGAGCATGGATGCTGCTCAGCTGGCTAAGGAGTATGCAGAACTGACAGAGGAGAATCGGACATTGAAACTGGCTCAGATGCAGTGTGCAGAGCAACTGGAAAAGCTTAGAATACAATACCAAAAGAGACAGGGCTCTTCATAA